A portion of the Candidatus Poribacteria bacterium genome contains these proteins:
- a CDS encoding PQQ-binding-like beta-propeller repeat protein, translating into MNRFIDRQEQVGKRNRTYLKKSKATAQRRVPVTFLILALLIFASQVTLGNWTSFRGNPQLTGVADSQLPENPQLLWTFQAGDMIESTAAVVNGTVYIGALDGIFYALDAQTGEKQWTYQTNSSIKASAAIHNGVAYFGDGEGVFHAVDINTHEMKWQFRTEGEIISSANFAGDRVLFGSYDGFLYCLNRENGELIWKFETEGYVHGTPGVWTKIDSDSGNAENFVIVTGCDSYLRVINIDDGMQTQQVELGAYVGASAAILQDRVYCGTYGTEILSVALDTGEIKWRYRHPKRRFPFFASAALTEDSVIIGGRDKMVHALSPETGESLWTYTAKSRIESSAVIVDTRVFLGTTRGLIIGLDIKTGELVWEFATGSSIVASPSVSNGKIYIGTEDGILYCFG; encoded by the coding sequence ATGAACAGGTTTATTGACAGACAAGAACAAGTAGGTAAGCGGAATCGTACATATCTTAAAAAGTCAAAGGCTACGGCACAACGGAGGGTGCCTGTTACCTTCCTCATTCTTGCGCTACTGATCTTCGCTTCACAGGTAACCCTTGGCAACTGGACCAGTTTCCGTGGTAATCCACAACTCACCGGTGTCGCCGATTCCCAACTCCCTGAAAATCCGCAATTGCTCTGGACTTTTCAGGCAGGAGATATGATTGAATCCACCGCTGCAGTCGTCAATGGTACCGTCTACATCGGCGCGTTAGATGGCATTTTCTACGCGCTCGACGCGCAAACAGGCGAGAAACAGTGGACCTATCAGACCAACAGTTCAATAAAAGCGTCCGCGGCTATCCACAATGGAGTCGCCTATTTCGGTGACGGTGAAGGGGTCTTTCATGCGGTGGACATCAACACTCACGAAATGAAATGGCAGTTTCGCACGGAGGGTGAAATTATATCATCGGCGAATTTTGCTGGTGATCGCGTGCTATTCGGTTCGTATGACGGCTTCCTCTACTGCCTCAACCGAGAAAACGGAGAATTGATCTGGAAATTTGAGACGGAAGGTTACGTCCATGGCACCCCCGGTGTCTGGACGAAAATTGACAGCGATTCTGGAAATGCTGAGAATTTCGTGATTGTCACCGGATGTGATAGTTATCTGCGCGTCATTAACATTGACGACGGCATGCAAACACAACAGGTAGAACTCGGTGCGTACGTCGGCGCGAGTGCTGCGATTTTACAAGATCGCGTCTACTGCGGCACGTATGGCACTGAAATATTGAGCGTCGCATTAGACACCGGGGAAATTAAATGGCGGTATCGGCATCCGAAACGTAGATTTCCATTCTTCGCCTCAGCCGCCCTTACTGAAGATAGCGTTATTATTGGCGGACGCGATAAGATGGTGCATGCACTCTCACCAGAGACCGGCGAGTCGCTATGGACGTACACCGCCAAATCCCGCATTGAGTCTTCCGCTGTCATCGTCGACACGCGCGTTTTCCTCGGAACAACTCGCGGGTTAATTATTGGTTTAGATATTAAGACTGGGGAATTGGTGTGGGAATTCGCAACAGGCTCCTCTATCGTCGCATCCCCCAGCGTCTCCAATGGTAAAATTTACATCGGAACCGAGGACGGGATCCTGTATTGTTTTGGATAG
- a CDS encoding coproporphyrinogen-III oxidase family protein encodes MPETKPEPATAGIDSKDTTVGSVFVSNYPPYSAWGESNVPAVHQALVEPPRPDATLGLYLHIPFCRKRCKFCYFRVYTDKNSSEIDTYLNALAKEVEIYSAQPAISGRPLRFVYFGGGTPSYISVKHLTALVDRVKQVMPWDTAEEVAFECEPGTLTEKKVEAIKGIGVTRLSLGVENLNDEILAENGRAHLSKEVYRIVPWIKTLAFDQVNIDLISGMIGETWESWRDTVKKTIELDPDSVTVYQLELPFNTVYSKDILGGDTLPVADWKLKREWHQYAFEQFTQAGYTQSSAYTVLKKDKNCQFVYRDAVWQGSDMIGTGVASFSHLSGIHFQNAPSWGDYLGHLEEDKLPIYRALKPTEAERLTREMILQLKLGKISPSYFQTKFNADILEIFAEPYEKLQNDGMLRVNAASDEIQLTQRGLLQVDSLLPAFYAPEYQNTRYT; translated from the coding sequence ATGCCTGAAACAAAACCAGAACCTGCAACAGCAGGCATAGATTCAAAGGACACAACCGTAGGGAGTGTATTCGTCTCCAACTACCCGCCGTATTCCGCATGGGGCGAGTCCAATGTGCCAGCGGTGCACCAAGCACTCGTTGAACCGCCGCGCCCAGATGCGACGTTGGGACTTTACCTCCATATCCCTTTCTGCCGTAAGCGGTGCAAGTTCTGCTATTTTCGCGTCTATACTGACAAGAACAGTTCCGAAATCGATACATACCTGAATGCCCTCGCGAAGGAAGTCGAAATTTATAGTGCACAACCCGCAATTTCGGGTAGACCTCTGAGATTCGTCTATTTCGGTGGCGGCACACCGTCCTATATCAGTGTGAAACACCTGACAGCTCTCGTCGATAGAGTGAAACAGGTGATGCCGTGGGATACTGCTGAGGAGGTCGCTTTCGAGTGTGAACCCGGCACTTTGACCGAAAAGAAGGTAGAGGCTATCAAAGGAATCGGTGTAACCCGATTGAGCCTCGGTGTTGAAAACCTGAATGACGAAATCCTCGCTGAAAACGGTAGAGCACACCTTTCCAAAGAGGTCTATCGCATCGTGCCGTGGATAAAGACGCTGGCGTTTGACCAAGTCAATATTGACTTGATCTCAGGCATGATAGGTGAAACGTGGGAGAGTTGGCGGGACACCGTCAAAAAGACCATAGAACTCGATCCGGATAGTGTCACTGTCTATCAGTTGGAGCTGCCGTTCAATACCGTCTACTCTAAGGACATTCTCGGCGGCGATACGCTTCCAGTGGCAGATTGGAAACTGAAACGCGAATGGCACCAATACGCTTTTGAGCAGTTTACACAAGCCGGTTACACACAATCCAGCGCGTATACGGTGCTCAAGAAAGATAAGAATTGTCAGTTTGTCTACCGCGACGCGGTGTGGCAGGGCAGTGACATGATAGGCACAGGCGTTGCCTCCTTTTCGCACCTCAGCGGAATCCACTTTCAGAACGCGCCCTCATGGGGAGACTACCTCGGTCACCTTGAGGAAGACAAACTCCCGATTTACCGTGCGTTGAAACCGACAGAAGCAGAACGGTTGACGCGAGAGATGATACTGCAACTCAAACTTGGAAAAATCAGCCCTTCCTATTTCCAAACGAAGTTCAACGCAGATATCCTTGAGATTTTCGCCGAACCTTACGAAAAGCTGCAAAACGATGGCATGTTGCGTGTCAACGCCGCATCAGATGAAATCCAGTTGACCCAGCGCGGATTGCTCCAAGTCGATAGCCTGCTCCCGGCGTTCTATGCCCCCGAATACCAAAACACACGATATACCTAA
- a CDS encoding DUF5615 family PIN-like protein yields the protein MNLLADESIGKSIVRELRQNGHNVLYIAEFAPSIDDEAVLHQANLNRALLLTEDKDFGELVFRQRLVHMGVVLVRLSGLSLPAKATSISTVLANHEDELLEAFSVISPGRVRIRQDP from the coding sequence ATGAACTTACTTGCGGACGAGAGCATTGGCAAGTCGATTGTACGTGAACTTCGGCAAAATGGCCATAACGTATTATACATCGCCGAATTTGCTCCAAGTATTGATGACGAGGCGGTACTACATCAAGCCAACCTAAACCGTGCACTATTACTTACTGAAGATAAAGATTTTGGTGAACTCGTATTCCGTCAAAGATTAGTGCACATGGGTGTAGTGCTTGTTCGTCTTTCGGGTTTATCTTTGCCCGCAAAAGCAACAAGTATCTCAACAGTCTTGGCAAATCACGAGGATGAATTGCTGGAAGCTTTCAGTGTTATTTCACCCGGAAGAGTTAGAATTCGCCAGGACCCATAA
- a CDS encoding DUF433 domain-containing protein yields MDTKLIVSNPSIMMGKPVIAGTRIPVELILEKIAAGETIEQLLEEYPRLTEEGVRAALYFASQVLRADIVYPIHEETP; encoded by the coding sequence ATGGATACTAAACTTATCGTATCTAACCCATCAATTATGATGGGCAAACCTGTTATTGCAGGTACTCGCATCCCTGTCGAATTAATCTTAGAAAAAATCGCGGCGGGAGAGACGATTGAACAATTACTTGAGGAGTATCCGCGCTTGACCGAGGAAGGTGTACGTGCAGCACTTTATTTTGCTTCTCAGGTCCTTCGCGCTGATATTGTCTATCCAATTCATGAAGAAACGCCATGA
- a CDS encoding phenylacetate--CoA ligase family protein: MEIQTQLHRLREMLAPVLETNAFYRRKLTDAGIIHPNDLQTLADYRQLPFTTKEELSADQVSHPPYGTNLTFPLERYTCLHRTSGTTGAPLRWLDTAESWDWWGKCWGEIYNAAGVTSADRLMIAFSFGPFIGFWSAYHGAQQLGALIIPNGGMTSDQRIRAILSNDATVLIATPTYALRLAEVAEQDGINLCEEASIRVTIHAGEPGASLPATKQRIETRWGARAYDHAGATEVGAWGVMCEPQAGVHLNENEFICEVLDPETDNPADEGELVITNLGRIGMPVIRYRTGDHVKLKSAPCGCGMESRVLEGGVIGRLDNALIIRGLNVYPATLENIILKFPDVQEFAGGVYGTETFDELEIQIESTNPQPADTATAVAASIRDELGLRATVKAVPLGTLPRYELKSNRFTDERYS; the protein is encoded by the coding sequence ATGGAGATACAAACGCAATTACACCGCCTTCGTGAGATGCTTGCTCCGGTGTTGGAGACAAACGCTTTCTATCGACGAAAACTCACCGACGCAGGAATTATACATCCAAACGACCTACAAACGCTGGCGGATTACCGACAGCTGCCCTTTACCACAAAGGAAGAACTTAGCGCGGATCAAGTGTCGCATCCACCTTACGGCACGAACTTGACCTTTCCACTGGAGCGATATACCTGCCTCCATCGCACCTCAGGTACGACAGGGGCGCCGTTGCGATGGCTGGACACAGCAGAATCGTGGGACTGGTGGGGAAAATGTTGGGGCGAAATTTACAATGCTGCGGGCGTGACTTCGGCAGATCGGCTTATGATTGCCTTCTCATTCGGTCCCTTTATCGGTTTCTGGAGTGCTTATCACGGTGCACAGCAACTCGGTGCGCTCATAATCCCCAACGGCGGTATGACTTCTGATCAGCGGATCCGTGCTATTCTCAGCAATGATGCGACGGTGCTCATCGCGACACCGACATACGCGTTGCGACTTGCCGAAGTCGCCGAACAGGACGGCATCAACCTGTGTGAAGAAGCCTCAATTCGGGTAACAATCCACGCCGGTGAGCCGGGGGCAAGCCTACCAGCAACGAAACAACGTATTGAAACGCGTTGGGGCGCGCGTGCCTACGATCATGCTGGTGCAACGGAGGTCGGTGCATGGGGTGTGATGTGCGAACCGCAGGCAGGAGTCCACCTCAACGAAAACGAGTTTATCTGTGAAGTGCTTGATCCCGAAACCGATAATCCGGCAGACGAAGGCGAGTTAGTGATTACCAATTTAGGGCGTATCGGCATGCCGGTTATCCGCTATCGGACAGGAGATCACGTCAAGCTCAAATCAGCACCGTGTGGATGTGGTATGGAGAGTCGTGTCCTTGAGGGTGGCGTTATCGGACGATTAGATAACGCGCTCATCATCCGCGGTCTGAACGTATATCCTGCGACGCTTGAAAACATTATCCTTAAGTTCCCGGATGTCCAAGAGTTTGCTGGAGGTGTTTACGGAACAGAGACATTCGATGAACTCGAAATTCAGATTGAATCTACAAATCCACAACCTGCTGATACCGCCACCGCTGTCGCCGCTTCGATTCGAGACGAGTTAGGCTTGCGTGCTACCGTGAAAGCGGTGCCACTCGGAACATTACCGAGATATGAACTCAAGTCAAACAGATTCACCGATGAGCGGTACTCGTGA
- a CDS encoding chorismate pyruvate-lyase family protein, giving the protein MGTSTIGNSDAIISERLNKLFVAQAARPPTLDDIKPSRLTPFQRALLVTDGTVTHLIEAYMFSPVEVVPLRETEQALGIEYAWLELPIGDPVVTREVVLQTPATDTRAPKIHAYAISHLIYERLPNSVVEGLKSRAGGLGALLQRTIWETRRDLLWWGVERAVGLPDAIGHLESKLFLSRTYRVVAKKDPLMFITEKFPLDESSLED; this is encoded by the coding sequence ATGGGCACAAGCACGATTGGTAATTCAGATGCTATTATCAGCGAGCGGCTGAATAAGCTGTTTGTTGCTCAAGCTGCCAGACCACCCACATTAGACGACATCAAACCCTCACGATTAACGCCATTCCAGCGCGCACTGCTCGTCACCGATGGAACTGTCACACATCTTATTGAGGCATATATGTTTTCTCCGGTGGAAGTCGTTCCTCTGCGAGAAACAGAGCAAGCCTTGGGTATTGAGTACGCTTGGTTGGAACTTCCGATAGGCGATCCGGTTGTTACGCGGGAAGTCGTGCTGCAAACACCTGCCACTGATACGCGAGCACCGAAGATCCACGCCTACGCAATTTCTCATCTTATCTATGAACGTTTACCAAACAGCGTTGTAGAGGGATTGAAATCAAGGGCAGGAGGATTGGGCGCACTTTTGCAAAGAACTATATGGGAAACGCGCCGCGACTTGCTGTGGTGGGGTGTTGAGCGAGCCGTAGGTTTGCCGGATGCGATCGGGCATCTCGAATCAAAGTTGTTTCTCAGCCGCACTTATAGGGTGGTCGCGAAGAAAGACCCACTGATGTTCATTACTGAAAAGTTTCCTCTTGACGAATCCTCCCTTGAAGACTAA